The DNA sequence CGAGGACCAGGAGGACCCGGGCCCGGACGTTCCCGATGCCGTGCTTGGTCAGGCTGACCGCCACCTGCTGCTTACGCAGGTTGAGCTTCTGCCGGGCCTCCGGCGGCAGCCGGTCCTCGCCCTTGGTGAACCGTACGGTCGGCTGCCCGGGCGCAGGCGCGGCCGGTGGTGGGGGTGGTGGCGCGGTGACCGGTGGCGGCGGGAAGGCGGGCGCGGGTGGCGGGGGTGGTGTCGCCGTAGGCTGGGCGGTGGCGGGCGGTTCGCTGTCGACGCTGATCCCGAAGTTGGTCGCCAGCCCGGCCAGCCCGGAATCCCAGCCCTGCCCGACCGCCCGGAACTTCCAGGCCCCGTTACGCAGATAGAGCTCCCCGCCGACGATCGCCTTCTCGGTCGACGCGTGCATGTCCTCGAACCGCGCCACCTCGGCCCCGGAACCGACGTCGAAGATGGTCAGCCGCAGCCCACGTACCTGCTGGAAGGTGCCGTCGTGGGCGGACGCGGCGATCACCACCCGCTGGATGTCCGGTTCGACCCTCGCCAGTTCGACGGTGATGCCGTCGAACGCCTCCCCGGCCGCCCCGGCGCGCTTGCCCGCGTGGGTCACGGCTCCGGAAGGGTGCCGCGGCTGGTTGTAGAAGACGAAGTCGCCGTCGCTGCGGACCTTCCCGCTCGCGGTCAGCAGCAGCGCTGACACGTCGATGTCGGGTACGCCCGGTCCCGCCGTCCAGCTCAGGACCGCCCGGACGTACATCGTGGGCAGGGCGACGTTGGCGCCCTTGGACAGCACTGTCACGGTGCCTCCTCCGCGTCACGGTGTGTCAGAGCCTACCGGTGTTGATCAAGATCTGCGCAGGTCGGGCCGGGTGACGTGTCGGGGCGTGAAGCAGGGCGGCAGTCAGAGGTGCTGACGGTCTACTTCCGCCCGACGCCGGCCGGGACGGACACCGTCACGGCAACCCGACAGAGCGCTGGCTGCCCCGCCAACCGCACCAGAACCGAGACCACGACGAAGGGCCGGCCCCGCGTGGGGCCGGCCCTTCGTCGTTTACGCTGCTCAGAAGAGCGGAGGATACGAGATTCGAACTCGTGAGGGTGTGAACCCAACACGCTTTCCAAGCGTGCGCCCTAGGCCTCTAGGCGAATCCTCCGTCGCACAGGATACAGGCCCGTCGCAGCAGCCCCACACGGCCCACCCGCCGACGGTTCCGGGCGGGGCGGGGTAGAGTCGTCGGTACCTCCCGTGCGGCGTGCACCTCGTGAACCTCCCCAGGGCCGGAAGGCAGCAAGGATAAGCGAGCTCTGACGGGTGCACGGGAGGCCTTATTTTTCCTGGTCGCCGCCGATCACCGCTGCCTCGCCCCGTGTTGCGTCCGGGGCCGTCCGCCGGTGGAGAATGGCCCGGTCGAGAGGAGGCTGGGGTGGCGCTCGCGCTCTACCGCAAATACCGGCCGAGGACGTTCGCCGAGGTCATCGGCCAGGAGCATGTCACCGAGCCGCTGTCGCAGGCGCTGCGCAGCGGGCGGCTCAACCATGCCTACCTGTTCTCCGGGCCGCGTGGCTGTGGCAAGACCTCCAGCGCGCGCATCCTGGCCCGGTCGCTGAACTGCGAGCAGGGGCCGACCCCGGAGCCGTGCGGCACGTGCGGGTCGTGCCGGTCGCTGGCGAACGACGGGGCCGGCTCGATCGACGTGATGGAGATCGACGCGGCCAGCCACGGTGGTGTCGACGATGCCCGTGAGCTGCGGGAGCGGGCGTTCTTCGCGCCGGCGAACAGTCGCTTCAAGATCTATGTGATCGACGAGGCGCACATGGTCTCGTCGGCCGGCTTCAACGCGCTGCTGAAGCTGGTCGAG is a window from the Polymorphospora rubra genome containing:
- a CDS encoding VWA domain-containing protein, coding for MTVLSKGANVALPTMYVRAVLSWTAGPGVPDIDVSALLLTASGKVRSDGDFVFYNQPRHPSGAVTHAGKRAGAAGEAFDGITVELARVEPDIQRVVIAASAHDGTFQQVRGLRLTIFDVGSGAEVARFEDMHASTEKAIVGGELYLRNGAWKFRAVGQGWDSGLAGLATNFGISVDSEPPATAQPTATPPPPPAPAFPPPPVTAPPPPPPAAPAPGQPTVRFTKGEDRLPPEARQKLNLRKQQVAVSLTKHGIGNVRARVLLVLDASGSMTSLYKNGTMARAVERTAAVAAQLDDDGTMQSWMFASRPGQLPDLEIGDMPRWIPAFVRMKALPKLGFGNEEQKVIAMVRDFVRQNPEPVPTLVLFYSDGGVYQNAAIEKQFRAAADEPIFWQFIGLGNANYGILERFDQMQGRRVDNVGFFAVDDIDRTGDPELYDRLLSEFPAWLRAARAEGILR